A genome region from Bufo gargarizans isolate SCDJY-AF-19 chromosome 2, ASM1485885v1, whole genome shotgun sequence includes the following:
- the LOC122928907 gene encoding uncharacterized protein LOC122928907 isoform X3 encodes MSERPLSVEEMLEWLRREAEVRGPGWLQEQVGACVIAPASAATPTVRAVRPRRGVPPARLSPDCTPRVRRRVGSPSRDPPRRRGSAQPSAGRSRRGRNPSTRRGPERSGTPLPPLSPASPEDAGPGTVDRPSPGPSGRSTQRGEEIHVRRVAQSEQEELCRPSAGAGAAAEDRRPVSIIQRAVRDVREESPSTSRRSAEVEDVRRESGSAAAGITAPVVPGFPVALVWILGHSYVFWGAIRADVRPNGRQLGLSSAVATVRWLGVRGMLWGGVLREVQRFSRLDRPPDVLVLHVGGNDLGRRPFRELVRDVKFDLLRIWALFPGVVTVWSDIVPRKSWREARSVESINKARIKVNRAVGRFMARNGAVAVRHEELEKGVGAFWRADGVHLNAVGTDLWSLGIQNGVEIALRMWRDAQA; translated from the exons ATGTCGGAGCGGCCGTTATCAGTAGAGGAGATGTTGGAGTGGCTGCGCAGGgaggcggaggtgcgggggcctggctggtTGCAGGAGCAGGTGGGTGCGTGCGTCATTGCCCCTGCTTCTGCAGCTACCCCCACTGTGAGGGCTGTCCGGCCGCGGCGGGGTGTCCCACCGGCGCGCCTTAGTCCTGACTGCACCCCCAGGGTCCGGCGCCGAGTGGGGAGCCCCTCCAGGGACCCTCCGCGGCGGAGAGGGTCTGCTCAGCCTTCAGCAGGGCGCTCTCGTCGCGGGAGGAATCCCAGTACACGGCGGGGCCCGGAGCGGAGTGGGACGCCCCTTCCCCCACTCTCACCTGCTAGTCCTGAGGATGCGGGACCAGGAACGGTGGACCGGCCCAGTCCAGGTCCCAGCGGGCGGTCTACTCAGCGGGGTGAGGAGATCCATGTGCGGCGGGTTGCGCAGTCGGAGCAGGAAGAGCTGTGCAGGCCCAGTGCAGGAGCGGGAGCGGCGGCAGAGGACCGGAGGCCAGTCAGCATCATCCAGCGGGCAGTTCGAGACGTCCGGGAGGAGTCGCCTTCTACGTCCAGGAGGAGTGCCGAAGTAGAGGATGTGcggcgggagtcaggatctgcggcAGCGGGAAtcacagcgcccgtggtgcctg GTTTTCCGGTGGCCTTGGTCTGGATTTTAGGACATTCCTATGTGTTCTGGGGGGCGATTAGAGCCGATGTTAGGCCGAATGGCCGCCAGCTGGGGCTGAGCTCGGCGGTGGCTACGGTCAGGTGGTTAGGGGTTAGAGGAATGTTGTGGGGTGGGGTTTTGCGGGAGGTGCAGCGTTTTTCACGGTTGGACAGGCCTCCGGATGTGTTGGTGCTTCATGTGGGGGGCAACGATTTAGGGAGGCGGCCGTTTAGGGAGTTGGTGCGAGATGTGAAGTTCGACCTGCTGAGGATTTGGGCGTTATTTCCGGGTGTTGTTACGGTGTGGTCTGACATAGTGCCGCGTAAGTCGTGGAGGGAGGCCAGGTCGGTCGAGAGCATTAATAAAGCCCGGATCaaggtgaatagggcggtgggcagGTTTATGGCGCGGAATGGGGCTGTGGCGGTACGTCATGAGGAGTTGGAAAAAGGAGTCGGTGCATTTTGGAGGGCGGATGGAGTGCATTTGAATGCGGTAGGGACTGATCTGTGGTCTTTGGGGATCCAAAATGGAGTGGAGATAGCGTTacggatgtggagggacgcgcaggctTGA
- the LOC122928907 gene encoding uncharacterized protein LOC122928907 isoform X1 has product MRGTADLELSANSSMNAQGVEGHMGLAVALGAEGRRGGMVLERGRTPVRVERMQEFLDRYPDRAAARLLGEGFRWGFRIPAEVTAGPVVHKNLRSALEHADVVTEKLNREVALGRMAGPFKVPPLPSLRVSPLGVVPKKEPNKFRLIHHLSFPKGASVNDGIDPELCSVVYTSFDAAVGWVRRCGQGALLAKVDVEAAFRLLPVHVESMGLLGCYWGGEYFVDRCLPMGCSLSCAYFEAFSSFLEWVVVEVSGCASVIHYLDDFLCLGPANSRVCSLLLHTVQSVFARFGVPLAVEKTVGPVTELCFLGIVIDTVRMECRLPADKLLDLRREISQAIGREKIRLRELQSLLGKLNFACQIMPMGRIFCRRLAAATAGVSAPYHFIRLRKELKGDLRVWAEFLERYNGRTLIMGEVCDCADFELYTDASGGVGFGAYCQGQWCAGGWPESWVERGWVSNIALLELFPIVMAVVLWGDRFANRKVRFNCDNLGVVQAINSLSASSPPVVRLLQFLVLQCLSINVWVVARHVAGVTNSVADSLSRLQWDRFRLLVPEAELEGLECPSWLWGILEER; this is encoded by the coding sequence atgagggGAACTGCAGATTTGGAGCTAAGTGCAAATTCAAGCATGAATGCTCAGGGTGTGGAGGGGCACATGGGGTTAGCCGTTGCTTTAGGGGCGGAAGGCAGAAGGGGGGGGATGGTGTTGGAAAGGGGTcggacgccggtgcgggtggaaaGGATGCAGGAATTTCTAGATAGGTACCCGGACCGGGCGGCGGCCAGGCTATTGGGGGAGGGTTTTAGGTGGGGTTTTCGCATCCCGGCAGAGGTAACGGCGGGGCCTGTGGTTCATAAGAATCTTAGGTCCGCGCTTGAGCATGCGGATGTGGTGACCGAGAAGTTGAATAGGGAGGTTGcgttggggcggatggcgggcccGTTTAAGGTGCCGCCGCTTCCGAGCCTGAGGGTGTCTCCTTTGGGGGTGGTGCCCaagaaggagccgaataagtttcggctcattcatcatttgtctttTCCGAagggtgcgtcggtcaatgatggtatagatcctgaattgtgttcggtggtgtatacgtcatttgatgcggctgttgGATGGGTGAGACGGTGTGGGCAGGGGGCGCTGTTGGCGAAAGTTGATGTTGAAGCGGCGTTTCGGTTGCTTCCGGTGcatgtggagagcatgggtttgttgggatgttattgggggggggagtattttgtggatagATGTTTGCCTATGGGGTGCTCTCTCTCGTGTGCGTATTTTGAGGCGTTCAGTtcatttttggagtgggtggtggtgGAGGTTTCGGGTTGTGCGTCGGTTATCCACTATCTAGATGACTTTTTGTGTTTGGGCCCGGCGAATTCTCGGGTATGTTCTTTGTTGTTACACACGGTTCAGTCGGTTTTTGCACGTTTTGGGGTGCCGCTAGCGGTGGAGAAGACGGTGGGCCCTGTTACCGAGTTGTGTTTTCTGGGGATTGTTATAGACACGGTCAGGATGGAGTGTCGGCTTCCGGCGGACAAGTTGCTGGATTTGAGGCGTGAGATCAGTCAGGCCATAGGGAGGGAGAAGATTAGGTTGCGGGAGCTGCAGTCATTGTTGGGGAAGCTTAATTTTGCGTGTCAAATTATGCCGATGGGGAGGATTTTTTGTAGACGGCTGGCTGCCGCTACAGCCGGGGTGTCAGCGCCGTATCACTTTATTAGGTTGCGGAAAGAGTTGAAGGGCGATTTAAGGGTGTGGGCAGAGTTTTTGGAACGTTATAATGGTAGAACGTTGATTATGGGGGAGGTTTGCGATTGTGCAGATTTTGAGTTGTATACGGATGCGTCTGGGGGGGTGGGTTTTGGTGCTTACTGTcaggggcagtggtgtgcgggcGGATGGCCGGAGTCGTGGGTGGAGCGCGGTTGGGTGTCAAATATTGCGCTGTTGGAGTTGTTTCCTATTGTGATGGCGGTTGTATTGTGGGGGGATAGGTTTGCGAATAGGAAGGTGCGCTTTaattgtgacaatttgggggttGTTCAGGCTATTAACAGCCTGTCAGCGTCCTCCCCTCCGGTGGTTAGGCTGTTACAGTTTTTGGTGTTGCAGTGTTTGTCAATTAATGTTTGGGTGGTGGCGAGGCATGTGGCGGGTGTGACTAATTCTGTGGCGGACTCTCTTTCTCGTTTACAGTGGGACCGGTTCCGGCTTCTTGTTCCAGAAGCGGAGTtggagggtctggagtgtccgtcgTGGCTGTGGGGGATCTTGGAGGAGAGGTGA
- the LOC122928907 gene encoding uncharacterized protein LOC122928907 isoform X2 produces MSERPLSVEEMLEWLRREAEVRGPGWLQEQVGACVIAPASAATPTVRAVRPRRGVPPARLSPDCTPRVRRRVGSPSRDPPRRRGSAQPSAGRSRRGRNPSTRRGPERSGTPLPPLSPASPEDAGPGTVDRPSPGPSGRSTQRGEEIHVRRVAQSEQEELCRPSAGAGAAAEDRRPVSIIQRAVRDVREESPSTSRRSAEVEDVRRESGSAAAGITAPVVPVGPVPASCSRSGVGGSGVSVVAVGDLGGEVMGLLRDSLSPGFPVALVWILGHSYVFWGAIRADVRPNGRQLGLSSAVATVRWLGVRGMLWGGVLREVQRFSRLDRPPDVLVLHVGGNDLGRRPFRELVRDVKFDLLRIWALFPGVVTVWSDIVPRKSWREARSVESINKARIKVNRAVGRFMARNGAVAVRHEELEKGVGAFWRADGVHLNAVGTDLWSLGIQNGVEIALRMWRDAQA; encoded by the exons ATGTCGGAGCGGCCGTTATCAGTAGAGGAGATGTTGGAGTGGCTGCGCAGGgaggcggaggtgcgggggcctggctggtTGCAGGAGCAGGTGGGTGCGTGCGTCATTGCCCCTGCTTCTGCAGCTACCCCCACTGTGAGGGCTGTCCGGCCGCGGCGGGGTGTCCCACCGGCGCGCCTTAGTCCTGACTGCACCCCCAGGGTCCGGCGCCGAGTGGGGAGCCCCTCCAGGGACCCTCCGCGGCGGAGAGGGTCTGCTCAGCCTTCAGCAGGGCGCTCTCGTCGCGGGAGGAATCCCAGTACACGGCGGGGCCCGGAGCGGAGTGGGACGCCCCTTCCCCCACTCTCACCTGCTAGTCCTGAGGATGCGGGACCAGGAACGGTGGACCGGCCCAGTCCAGGTCCCAGCGGGCGGTCTACTCAGCGGGGTGAGGAGATCCATGTGCGGCGGGTTGCGCAGTCGGAGCAGGAAGAGCTGTGCAGGCCCAGTGCAGGAGCGGGAGCGGCGGCAGAGGACCGGAGGCCAGTCAGCATCATCCAGCGGGCAGTTCGAGACGTCCGGGAGGAGTCGCCTTCTACGTCCAGGAGGAGTGCCGAAGTAGAGGATGTGcggcgggagtcaggatctgcggcAGCGGGAAtcacagcgcccgtggtgcctg TGGGACCGGTTCCGGCTTCTTGTTCCAGAAGCGGAGTtggagggtctggagtgtccgtcgTGGCTGTGGGGGATCTTGGAGGAGAGGTGATGGGGTTGCTTAGGGATTCGCTGAGCCCTG GTTTTCCGGTGGCCTTGGTCTGGATTTTAGGACATTCCTATGTGTTCTGGGGGGCGATTAGAGCCGATGTTAGGCCGAATGGCCGCCAGCTGGGGCTGAGCTCGGCGGTGGCTACGGTCAGGTGGTTAGGGGTTAGAGGAATGTTGTGGGGTGGGGTTTTGCGGGAGGTGCAGCGTTTTTCACGGTTGGACAGGCCTCCGGATGTGTTGGTGCTTCATGTGGGGGGCAACGATTTAGGGAGGCGGCCGTTTAGGGAGTTGGTGCGAGATGTGAAGTTCGACCTGCTGAGGATTTGGGCGTTATTTCCGGGTGTTGTTACGGTGTGGTCTGACATAGTGCCGCGTAAGTCGTGGAGGGAGGCCAGGTCGGTCGAGAGCATTAATAAAGCCCGGATCaaggtgaatagggcggtgggcagGTTTATGGCGCGGAATGGGGCTGTGGCGGTACGTCATGAGGAGTTGGAAAAAGGAGTCGGTGCATTTTGGAGGGCGGATGGAGTGCATTTGAATGCGGTAGGGACTGATCTGTGGTCTTTGGGGATCCAAAATGGAGTGGAGATAGCGTTacggatgtggagggacgcgcaggctTGA